The Amycolatopsis methanolica 239 nucleotide sequence AGGCCAACGTCGCCGAGCCGTACCGGCAGCGGATGGACGACGACATCCGCGTCGGTGCCGCGTCGGTGCCGCAGTTCACCGTCAACTTCGCCGACGCCGCGCAGGACAACTCGAAGCAGGTCGAGCAGGTCGACAACTTCATCACCCAGCAGGTCGACTTGCTGATCATCAGCCCCAACGAGGCCACGCCGCTGACCGCGCCGGTGAAACGCGCCTACGACAAGGGGATCCCGGTGCTGGTGCTGGACCGCAAGGTCGACGGCGACGCCTACACGTCGTTCATCGGCGCGGACAACGTCGACATCGGGCGGCAGGCGGGCGAGTACTTCAAGACGACGTTGCTGCCGGAGGGCGGGAAGATCGGCGAGCTGCGCGGGCTGGCCGGGTCGACCCCGGCGCGGGAACGGCACGACGGCTTCATGCGGGGCATCCAGGGTTCGAAGATCGAGATCGTGGCCGCGCAGGACGGCGACTGGCTGCGGGACAAGGGGCAGCAGCAGGCCGACGCGATCCTCAAGGCGAACCCGGACATCCAGGCGATCTACTCGCACAACGACCCGATGGGCGAGGGCGCCCGCATCGCCGCCGCGAACGCCGGGCGGCCCGACCTGCCGATCACCGGGATCGACGGGCTGCCGATCGAGTCGGGCGGGCTGAAGGCGGTCGAGGCGGGCCGCCTGTCGGCGACGTTCATCTACCCAACGGGCGGGCAGGAGGCGATCGCCGCGGCGAAGAGCATCCTGGTGGACTGCCGCCAGGTGCCGAAGACGCAGACACTGCCGACGAAGCTGGTGACGAAGGACAACGCGGCCGCCACGTACGCAGAGCTGAACGGCGGCTCCTGACGGCCGGGGTACCCGGGCCTGCCGGGTGATGGGCCGGGAGGCGACGGACCCGGCCGGGTTGCCCGGGCCCGTCGCCGCCGCGTGCGCGGACCCGCGCTGCCGCTGACCTCGCGCACGGCGGCCTACGCGCGCCGCTGTCACCGCCGCCGCCGCGCGGGCTGTGTATCGCCGCCGGGGGCGGCGATACACACCCGGGGACCGCGCTGCTGTCCCGGTCCCGTTCAGGCGCGGTGGCTGCTGCCTCTCTCGATGAGCTTCGCCTCCAGCGTCGTCGCGGTCGGGGGCAGTGATCCGTCGGCTATGCGGGCCAGCAGCAGCCGCGCCGCTTCCGCTCCGATTTCGTACGCCGGCTGTGCCACGACGGTCAGCGGCGGGTCGATGAGCGTCGCCCAGGGGACGTCGTCGAAGGCCACCACCCCGACGTCCCGCCCCAGCCTCAGCCCGGCCGCCCGCAGCGCCTCCAGCACGCCGATCGCCATCGCGCTGTTGGCGACCAGCAGCGCGTCCGGAGGCTCCGCCTCGGCCAGCAGCGCACGCGTCGCCGCCTCGCCGCCGGACGCCCGGTACTCGGCCCGCTGCTCGCGCCGC carries:
- a CDS encoding substrate-binding domain-containing protein, with the translated sequence MRKSRGLAAVGACLLLAACGTTNENSGSGGGAQGAPERCGADGQYTIGMSQANVAEPYRQRMDDDIRVGAASVPQFTVNFADAAQDNSKQVEQVDNFITQQVDLLIISPNEATPLTAPVKRAYDKGIPVLVLDRKVDGDAYTSFIGADNVDIGRQAGEYFKTTLLPEGGKIGELRGLAGSTPARERHDGFMRGIQGSKIEIVAAQDGDWLRDKGQQQADAILKANPDIQAIYSHNDPMGEGARIAAANAGRPDLPITGIDGLPIESGGLKAVEAGRLSATFIYPTGGQEAIAAAKSILVDCRQVPKTQTLPTKLVTKDNAAATYAELNGGS